The window TTGCGGCAGTGAGGAGAAATTGAAAGGCCGGTCTTACGGCTGCCTCCCGTCCCGGGACGGTAGTAGCGTGATGTGATTTCATTCGGCGAAAGGTTTTACTCTGAGCCGCCGTCGTTTTTTACCCTAGCAGATCCCAAAGCTTTGATGGTTCTTCTCCTTTCTTTCCTTCTCTTCCATGGCTGCCTGTTCTCTCTTCTTGCTGCTGCCATGGTGTTTTGCTGTGCGAGCTTCGGAACGTTATTGCTGCAGCTGATTGTTTTTACTTTACTGCACAGCAATAATAATAGAAACAATGGAAAATATGATTGCGTGATGATGACACCGTTTAGATCCTTGGTGAAACATGTAACTTCTTGAGCCGGCTGAGTATATCTTCCTTTCACTGATGAACAGTTTAGATTCCGCAGGGCAGTCGAACTGGCATGTAGATCCACGAATATATCTTGCCAGTCGATTTCCATGCATAAGAAATTTGGCATGCATAAACAAGGGAATGTGACTTGTAGAATCCATCAGTCAAGTGATTCCAATAACTTAACACAATTGTCTGATACCGACGAAAATCAGGCAAGCAATTTCTGAAACTGCAACGCTACAAGTTGAGCACAGAGAGAAGGACAGTAGCTGTGAAAACCGGCGCCAAAGCAGAGGTTGCCGCAGCCGGCAGTGCCACAGTACCGCCGTTCTTGGTGTTGTGCGGCCCTGTGTCTGCGGCGCCACCACCGGTGTTCCTACCGCTGCCCTCTCCAGAGCCGCCTGCCATGCGCCCGACCTTCCTGGGAGTCTGTATCCTCTCCCCTTGGGTTTCTGCAAAGTGAAAGGCGGCAATTCATGGAATACTTTTGTAAGAGATTTTGCTTCATGACAATCAAGAAATTAGAGAGCAAAGAGGAGATGGATGCACACAAAATACCAACCATGTTGATGAGGCCTCAGATGATGATGAGCTGCATCCTTCTCGGCCATGGCGCTTCTCGCCGCTGCTGCACACCATACGCCATGGGAAGCAAaggtgaggaggaggacgagAGCGAGAGTGCCTTTCCTCATCTTGGGGATGGAGTAAATagcaaaaaactaccacttttcaTGCTAGGGTTTCAAAAAACCATCACTTTTTTTGTTTGTGACTGATACCTACCATTTTTCTCGTCGGTTGTCTCAAAAAACCCAAATTGCCTGGTTCTAGCGTTTAAAACCGTTTTCTAACGGTCTGGGCCCGCCTGTCAGGTCACGTCAGCGCCGTGCGTGACGGCGAGCCCGTTAACGGCCGTTACTCGGACCGACCGGTGCGGTCGGACCGCACCCGCTCGCTCGCTCATTAAGTCGTCTCCCTCCCTCTCACTCTGCTCCCCTGCCCGCACTCATTCTCATTCTCACTCTCCTCTCCTCTCTGCTCTTTGACGCCGGCGGCGACTTGCGCTGTGGAAGCTCCACCGCCGCCATGCCTTCCTGGAATGACGGGGATACGAGCTCAGAGGATGAGTGCGACATCACAAGCATGGACATGGCCCTTTGGGTAAGTTTTTCGATCTGctgagctagggttagggttcatGTAGGAGCTAGATTAGGTTAGGGTTCATCTTGGTGAGCTAGGGTAAGCTTTGCTTACTGTTATTTAGTAGGCAGGTTTATGGTTGCTGTTTTAGCTATGTTTATGTATGCTTGAAAACTAGGGTTGGGGTTAGGGTTCTTGCTGGATTGGGGAATTAATTTGCGATCTATGTCTGGTTCTATGAGCTAAGGTGAATTTGGTGATGTGTTCATGCAGGAGACCCCTGACACCACCGTGGAGCCTCTGTTATGTGGCCAGCTGGAGCTTTCTGAACCCACCTGCATGATGCACCACATGAGGCCAATTAAGTGTGTGGCATTTGAAGGAACCTTAACTGGAAAGCGTTTCTATGGTTGTGCAGTGCAGCAGGTATAGTACCTTAATTGGAATCATTTTCTTCTGAACCACACATGTATTTACAAGGATGACAAGTTGCTGTTCGGAACCCATACAGTATTATGTTGACAAGTTGCTCTTCTGAACCTACACTGTATTTTTTAGGATGAACTGCAATATGCCTTGTATTAAGGTATTGAGGGATATGGTTACTATCAAAAATGCTTATGTATAGGAAGCATATTTCTGTGAATGTACTTGTACAAGCAAGTTGGGTTTCAGTTATAACTTGAGTTATATTAAACAACATATTCAGTTTACCTAAGCCCCACCTTCAATTTCTTAGTCTGATATGCTTTGTTGTTATGAAATTGAGTGCACTTAGTGATGTATATTTCAATTTCCAAATGCAGAGTGAAGGTGTTAACTGTGGTGTTACTGAGTGGGTTGACAAGCCCTGGCCTCCAATTCTTCAGAATTGCTTGTCCAGGTTGTGGGACATGTACCATGAACATAATTGTGGCAGGGTAGTTGATAAGCAGAAGTATGAGAAGCATTTGGCCAAGCTTAAGACTGAAAATGACAAGCTGTGCATTGAGTACACAAAGCTTGTCCAAGATGTATCCAAGATGTTTGATTGGCAGGATGGTAGGGCAGACCACATGGATTACCAGAAGGCAGTTGAGGAGGAAGAATTTGAGAAGAGGAAGAAAGAGTAGAAGAGAGTGCTAGGTTGGAGGTTCAGATGGAGAAGCTCAAACTTGCCAAGGAACAGAGGTGCATTTTACAGAGTCAAGCTGACATTATCAAGAACACCAGGAAGGCAATGAAGGAGGTTGAACAGGAGAGAGATTTGCTTAAGATAGAGAAGGCCAAGCTTGAGCATGTGGTGAATGAGCTGCTGAATGATGGGCATGCAAGCAAGGAGAAACTTGAGAAAATCAAGGCCATCCTTGATTCATGAAGTGTGTTCTGCAGTTGTTGAAGTACATCCAAGGCCTTTATAAGTATGTGGCCTAACAATCTGATGTGAAGATATGGGGTGTACATTTTGGGGAATGTGAAGCTAATCTAGTCTATGTTAGAACCTTTAATGCTAAGTTATGAACTATGTTGtaatgaatgttcttcctgtatTTGAACCTCTTATGCTATGTTATGGAGTCAGTGATAAGCACTGCTGGATTATGCTATGTGTTTTTTATCTTTATAAGATAGTTGAAGTGTGTTTATTAGTGCTTTGTACCTGGGCTTTGTGGCCCAGTTATGTTTACAAACCTAGGCCTACTAACTCTAGATGCCTCTCCACTGCTCATAAATAGCCTCCTCCACCCACCCTCCTCCCTGTCCAGAACCCAGTTGCCACACCCCACCTCTAGAAACCCTAGATGGATCCAGAGCTTGGGGAGGTGAcagatgaggaagaggaggcagtGCGGGCAGTGGATGTGAGGAGGCAAAGGGCTCGCCGTGCGGTGCCCATGCCATCAGTTTGGGAGCTGGAGTGGGAGCTGGAGTTCAAGAGGAGGCTGGCAGAGAAGATCTTGGAGAAGTGCAACCCAGATGAGTTCACCGTTCTTGTCCCTGGCGGCAGGCGCAAGAGCTCAGGGAAGATCATCAGGTGGGCTAGGGCACAGGCTGTACTCGCTCCTCACCCTTCTACCAGAGCAAAGTGGCGTCATTTCTTCGATCGTTACGATTGAGAGTTGTTGCTAGTAGTTTTTTTAAGTATGAATGAGAGTCTGAGCTATGTATCCCTTCCATTTCTGTACAACTCTTTGTATGAAAGAATGTTTGGATGGTGGAATCTATGAATGTTTGAATAAATGAATCAATgttttgttgggaatcgtagcataattttaaaattttcctacgctcaccaagatgcatctatggagtctactagcaacgaggggaaaggagtggatctacatacccttgtagatcgcgagcggaagcgttccaatgaacgtggatgacggagtcgtactcgccgtgatccaaatcaccgatgaccgagtgccgaacgtacggcacctccgcgttcaacacacgtacggtgcagcgacgtctcctccttcttgatccagcaaggggggaggagaggttgatggagatccaacagcacgacggcgtggtggtggatgtagcggttctccggcagggcttcgccgagcttctgcgagagagagagagaggtgttgcaggggaggagggaggcgccaaaggctgttgtctgctgccctccctcccccccttttatataggcccctggggggtgcgccagccctaggagatgggatctccaagggggggcggcggccaaggggggaaggggttgccttgccccccaaggcaagggggaaactccccccctagggtttccaaccctaggcgcaggggggcgccccagcccactaggggctggttcccctccactttcagcccacggggccctccgggacaggtggcccc is drawn from Aegilops tauschii subsp. strangulata cultivar AL8/78 chromosome 1, Aet v6.0, whole genome shotgun sequence and contains these coding sequences:
- the LOC109766949 gene encoding uncharacterized protein, which encodes MPSWNDGDTSSEDECDITSMDMALWETPDTTVEPLLCGQLELSEPTCMMHHMRPIKCVAFEGTLTGKRFYGCAVQQSEGVNCGVTEWVDKPWPPILQNCLSRLWDMYHEHNCGRVVDKQKYEKHLAKLKTENDKLCIEYTKLVQDVSKMFDWQDGRADHMDYQKAVEEEEFEKRKKE